In the genome of Helicobacter colisuis, the window GGAGAATTTTTAAAATTTTGCGATCATTTGAGTGCTTTTTTGGAGGCTAGAATCTCTATGCGACATGGGATTTCAAGTAGAGAATTAGAAGAGGGTGCAAGAAATTTGGAGTATTTATATAATGCAAAAGAAATAAATGGCGTGGATTTGGGTTATTTATTTAGGGAGTTTAAGGCTTAAAATGCTTTTGACTATTTTGTATATCATTGGAATCACAGCAGAGGGAATGACAGGTGCGCTTGCAGCAGGGCGACATAATATGGATTGGTTTGGGGTGATTTTTATTGCTTGTGTTACAGCTATTGGTGGAGGATCGATTCGGGATATTTTGTTTGGGCATTATCCGCTTACTTGGGTAGCGCATCCGGAATATTTGGTTATTGTTTGTGTGGCGGCATTGATAACCACTAGAATCCCTTATTTTGTAGAGCGTTTTGAAAAAGCTTTTTTGATTTTAGATGCACTAGGTTTGGCGGTGTTTAGTGTGATTGGCGCTAGAATTGGAATGGATTTTCACCCAAGTGGTGCAATGGCAGTGGCTGGAGCGGTAATTACGGGTGTGTTTGGGGGAATTTTGCGAGATATTTTTTGCGCTAGGATTCCACTTGTTTTTCAAAAAGAGCTTTATGCAAGTGTGGCTTTGATTGTTGGTAGCTTATATGCTGCTTTGGAATTTGTTAGTCAAAATTATTTTTATCTCAATGAGGATTTGGTGATTATAGGTTCTTTGCTGTTGGGATTTGTGATTAGATTGGTTGCTATTAGGTATCATTTGGGACTTCCAACTTTTAAATATATCCCCAAAAATTAGTTTTCATTTATCAATTATTTACTTTTTTGATTTAAATCAAGGCAAAATTTTTTAGAAGTGATTAAAATTTCAAAATTGGATTTAAAATTTTTAAATTCAAAAATTTCTCAAGGAGCGTAAATTGGAAGGTAATAAACCTAAAAAACCGCTCTCATTTATGGCAGGATTGCTAGGGTTTTTGTGCGTTGTGATTGTTGTTATAGGGCTTTATACCTTTTATAATGCAAAGGGTTTGTCTTATTTTAGCAATGATAGCGAAGCTTGTAACAATTGCCACATTATGAATGATGTTTATAATGATTGGTCAAGGGGGGCACATTCACAAAAAATAGCCGGTAAGCCACGCGCAACTTGCAATGATTGTCATTTGCCACATAACTTTGTGGAAAAATGGGTTGCAAAAGCAGAAAGTGGAGTGGGACACGCCTATGCTTTTACCTTTAAGCTAGATGTTTTGCCAACAAACTTAACTGCAACGCAAAAATCAAAAAATATGATTCAAGATAATTGTGTGCGCTGTCATAGTGAAATGGTTAGCAATGTTGTAAATCCAACAACAAATCCACATGGAAATGGGTCGCTTAGCTGTGTGTCTTGTCACGAAAGTGTGGGACATAAAAGAGGTTTTTAAATTATTTTAGGAGGTTAAAATGCAAAAGAAATCACCTGTATTGCCAATTTTAGTTATTGTTGCAGTGATTATTATTGCAGGGTTGTTATGGTTAAATAGTGATATTGCTAAAAAGCAATCTGAAGGAACTGGAGGAATTAGCTCAAAGGGCTTTGTGGAAATGAGCGATGATAATCCAACTTTTGATCATTGGGGTAAAAATTTCCCCGATTATTTAGATATGTATTTGACGGTGGAAACAGAGAAGCCTATTTCAACAGAATTTGGTGGAAATCTAGCTTATTCAAAGCTTATTCGCTATCCACAGCTTACAATTCTTTGGGCGGGATATCCATTTAGTCTTGATGCTAATGAGGAAAGAGGGCATTTTTGGATTCAAGTTGATCAGATGGATACGGCAAGAAACAATAAAGATTTTTTAAATGCTCATGGTTTTGCGGCTTTTAATGGGCAGCCTACAGCTTGTATGAATTGTCATAGTGGTTGGAGTCCGTGGTTACTTAAAAATATGGGAATTGGAGATACTCCAGAAGAGAAATGGATTTCTTTTAACTCTACAAAATATTGGACAATGATTAAGAATGTGCCTGAAGTAGAAGGTGTTGTTGATCATAGCGGACCACATGGAGGGACAAGAATGGGAGTAACTTGTGCAGATTGCCATAATCCAAATGATATGCAATTGCGTCTTACAAGACAAGCGGCTATTAATGCATTAGTAAAATTTAGGGGTTATGAACCTGATCCAGTAACAGGGGTAAAGGCTTCAAGAGAAGAGATGAGAACGCTTGTGTGCTCACAATGTCATGTGGAATATTATTTTAAACCAACAGGAACAAAAGTAAAAGCAATAGGTGAATCAATTGCTAATGATCCAAGTAAAAAGTGGTGGAATGGCACACAAAAAACTTATGATGAAATTGATGTTTGGAGAGATGGAAACAAACCTACAGAAATTGAAGTTGATGGCTTAGAGCTTGTATTCCCTTGGAGTGAATGGAAGAGAAATGAGCCTTTTAGAATTGAAATGTTTGATGCGCATTATGAAAAAATAAGAGATGTGTTTGACAAAGATTGGGCGCATAAATTTACTAAAGCACCGATGCTTAAGATTCAGCACCCAGAATCAGAGCTTTATAGTGGTGGTGTGCATGCGGCTAATGGCGTAAGCTGTGCAGATTGCCATATGCCTTATATTAGAAAAGGTTCTAAGAAAATGACACAGCACAATATTACTTCACCATTGCAAGATATTAATGCAGCATGCAAGTCTTGCCACACTCAAAGTGAAGAATATCTTAGACAACAAGTGGCAGATATTCAAAAATCTGTAGCTTATGATTTAAGAAGTGCAGAATATGCAATGGTAAGTTTAATTGAAGATATTAAAGTGTTGCGTGAAAAACTTGGTGCAATGCCTAGTTATCAAACCAATGGCAAACCTGATGATGCAAAAATTTCTGCAGCATTAAAAGAACCTTTGGAGTTGCACAGAAAAGGTCAAATGAGAGGTGATTTTGTGGGTGCTGAAAACTCAACTGGTTTCCATAATCCAAGAGAGGCAAGTAGAATGTTACTTCAAGCTGTTGAAATGGCTAGAATGGGGCAAACAAAGCTTGTAGAAATTGCTAATGCAAATGGAATCAAAGACTTTAAAACTTCTAATTTAGGTTTTGAAGATATTCAAAAATATAATCCAGGGGAGATTCGTTATAAAGTGGATTTGAATGGACATAAAGCAGGTGAGCGATATTATAAACATGAAGAAATTAATGGTCCTGCTCCAAAAGAACTTTTGGAATTAGATAAGAACAATAAGCCTTATAATTATAGGGTGATTGATTCTAAAACTTCTTCTTATTGATTTTTTCTTAGAGATTCTAGGTGAAACTTAGAATCTCTAAAATTAAAATTACATTTCTTGCTTTGCCTTTTACTTTAGTTTATCTTCAAAATTTTTTGTTTATAAAATTTAAAATCTTTGTTTTAGTTAATTAAATATTTAAAAAAATAAGGATAGAATCTTAAAAAAATTCTTAACGAGGTTTTAAATATGAAAAAAATACTTTTGAGTTCAGCTATAGCATTTTCTTTATTGCAGGGTGTGAGTTTTGCAGAGACTTTTGCTAAGGTTAATGGTGATGAGATTACAGAAAAAGATATTGCAGCACTTATGAGAGCGATGCCGGGGGTTTCTTTTGCGCAATTACCACAAGAAGCAAAAGATCAAGTGGTGAATCAGGCTATCGAAAGAAAACTTTTAATTGCTCAAGCCAAGAAAGAGGGTATTGAAAAATCAAAAGAATTTAAAAATGCTTTAGAAAGCGTTAAGGAAGACTTGGCATTAGAAGTTTGGATGCGCCAAGAAATGGAAAAAGTGAAGGTTTCTAGCTCTGAAATTGAAAAATTCTATAATCAAAATAAGGCTAAATTTGTTCAGCCAGAAACTGCTAAAGTTAAGCATATTTTAGTTAGTAGCGAAGCAGATGCTAAAAGCATTATTGCTGAACTTAAAAAAGCAGGTAAAAATGTTGCAAGTAAGTTTGAGGAACTTGCCAAAGCAAAATCTAAAGATGGTAGTGCGCAAAATGGCGGAGAATTAGGTTGGATTGCAAAAGGTCAAGTTGTCCCAGAGTTTGCAGATGCGGCTTTCAAGCTTGATAAGGGTAAATACACTCAAACTCCAGTAAAAACACAATTTGGATACCATGTGATTTATGTTGATGATAAACGCCCAACAACAACTTTAGGACTTAAAGAAGTGAGTGAGCAAATTGAGCAAAATCTAAAATTGACAAAATTCCAAGAGAATGTTAGAAAAGAAGGTCAAGATTTGCGCGCTAAAGCTAAAGTAGAAATTATTAAATAAGGGCTTATATGTTAGTTTGTGGAAATGCAATTTTGCAAAAGGCTAATCAAGAAAACTATGGAGTAGGGGCATTTAATTTTGTAAATTATGAAATGCTTAGTGCTATTTTTGAAGCAGCAAATCTTAAAAATTCGCCTATTATTGTCCAAGCCAGTGAAGGGGCTATTAAATATATGGGGATTGATATGGCAGTGGGAATGGTAAAGATTCTTGCTAATCGTTATCCACATATTCCTGTTGCATTGCATTTGGATCATGGGACTAGTTTTGAATCTTGTGTTCGCGCTATTAGGGCAGGATTTACTTCAGTAATGATTGATGCTAGTCATCATCCTTTTGAAGAAAACTTAGCAGAGACAAAAAAAGTGGTTGAAGTTGCTCATATCGCAGGTGTAAGTGTAGAAGCAGAACTTGGAAGATTAATGGGAATTGAAGATAATATTTCAGTAGATGAAAAAGACGCTTGTTTGGTAAATCCACAAGAAGCAGAAGAATTTGTTAAAGAATCCAAAGTAGATTTTTTAGCTCCTGCTATTGGGACAAGTCATGGTGCATTTAAATTTAAAGGAGAACCAAAGCTTGATTTTGAGCGATTGCAAGAAGTGAAGCGCAGGACTAAGATTCCGCTTGTTCTTCATGGTGCTAGTGCGATTCCTGATTATGTGAGATCGAGTTTTTTAAACACAGGTGGAGATTTAAAAGGAAGCAAGGGTGTACCTTTTGATTTCTTGCAAGAAGCTATAAAGGGTGGGATTAATAAGGTTAATACAGACACTGATTTGCGAATAGCCTTTATGGCAGAAGTTAGACGCGTAGCCAATGAAGATAAAACACAATTTGATTTGCGTAAATTCTTTGCCCCTGCTAAGGAAGCAATGGTTAGGGTTATGGCAGAGAGAATGGATATTTTGGGAAGTTCAAATAAAATTTAATAAAAAGGAAAAAAATGGCTTATTCAATGGGAGATTTAAAAAAAGGTTTAAAGATTGAGTTAGAGGGTGTCCCCTATAGAATCACAGAATATCAACATGTAAAGCCTGGTAAAGGTGCTGCATTTGTGCGAGTAAAAATGAAATCTTTTTTAGATGGTCGAGTGCTAGAAAAAACTTTTCATGCCGGCGATAAATGCGAAGAGCCAAATTTGCAAGAAAAATCAATGCAGTTTCTTTATCACGATGGAGACTTCTTTCAATTTATGGATAATGAAACTTACGAGCAAATTGGCTTGAGTGAAGATCAAGTTGGCGATGTTGCAAAGTGGATGACAGAATCAATGGTAGTAAGTATTTTATTCCATAATGGCAAAGCAATATCGGTTGATGTGCCACAAACGGTTGAGTTAAAAGTAGTAGAAACTCCACCAAATTTTAAAGGCGATACGACAAGTGCAAGTAAAAAACCTGCTACTTTAGAAACAGGTACGGTCGTGCAAGTGCCTTACCATGTTTTAGAGGGTGATTTGATTCGTGTTAATACTGAAACAGGCGAATACCTAGATAAAGTTAAATAAGGTATCTAATGGCAAAGATTTTGATTCCACTTGGCAAGGGTTTTGAAGAATTAGAAGCAATTACGATTATTGATGTTTTAAGAAGAGTGGGTTGCGAAGTCGTGGTTGCTAGTTTAAATGATTCTTTAGAGGTGATTTCTCAAGGTGGTATAAAAGTTATTGCAGATGCTTCGCTTAGAGAAATCAATAGGTCTAGTTTAGATGCGGTTGTTTTTCCTGGAGGTTGGGAAGGAACACAGAATCTTATCGCTTCTAGTGAATTAAAAGAAATTGTTTTGAAATTGCACTCTGATTGTAAAATTATCGCTGCTATTTGCGCTGCCCCATTGGTACTTTTTAAAATGGGTGTATTAGAAAATTGTGATTTCACTTGTTATCCGGGTATTGAAAAAAATATAGAAAATATAAATTATAAAAAAGATAAAAATGTGATTCAAAGTGGTCATATTATCACCTCAAAAGGACCTGCAACTGCTTTAGAATTTGCATTTTATTTGGCTGAAATTTTAGCTTCAAAACAAAAAGCTCAAGAAATTAAAGAAGGAATGTTAGCTTCTTGAAATCTTTTAAAGTTCTAATCCCATTAGCCTTTCTAGCCCTTTTTTTTGGCGGTTGTTTGCTAGGTTATAGGGATATAATCTATAACTCACAAAACTTTTCTACAGAACAAGTTGTAAAAAAAGTTATTAATCAAGCAGTGGATACGACTTTAGAAGTAGCAAAATCTAATGCTGAACCGACTTTAGATACGGCTATTAATGCACTCTTAGAAGAAGTTTTGGATTCTGAGCAATTAGAAAGTCTTATTAAAAATCTTCAAGCTAATTTTAAAAAAATTGTTGCACAATTAACGCAAAAAGTTATCCAAAATTGGGGTAAAGATGATGCGCAAACTGCTTCCCAAGAAGTGTATGTAAAATATACTGATTCTTACCTATCTCGCGCGGAAGTTGATTTTGCTAAAGGTGTGATTTTAGTTTCAACTTTGGATATTAAAAATCCCAAAGAAGCCTTACACAAAGCGATTGTAACGACCTTGCTTACCCCAGATGATCCAGAAAAGGTGGATTTGTATTCGGATAAAGAGGTGGTTTATTCAGGGACTCCTTATTTGGCAAATTTGGTCAAGGATAATGAGGGAAAAGTGATTTTGTATCCGTGGAGGGCAAATCGCTATGCAACTTATTTGATTGATAATAGCTTAAAAACAAGGGAAATAAAAGAAGAAGGACAGAAAAAGGTTGTCTATTATGTGCAGTTTGATATGGTGGCAGATAGAGAGATTCAAAGTGAGCATAAATATGGTGAATATGTGGCGCTATATGCTAAAGAGTATGGCATAGAACAAGCTTTGATTTTTGCTATTATTAAAACAGAAAGCAGCTTTAATCCTTATGCGGTTAGTCATATTCCTGCTTATGGACTTATGCAAGTCGTTCCTGCAAGTGCTGGGCGAGATGTTTATAGAGCGCTAAATAACAAAGATGGTATTCCAACTAAAGAGATGCTATTTACCCCAAAGATTAATATTCAATATGGTTCGACTTATTTGGATATTCTTTTTTCGCGTTATTTAACAGGGATTAAAAATAGCCTTTCTCACGAATATTGTGTGATTGCTGCTTATAACACGGGGAGTGGAAATGTGCTTTCAGTTTTTCATAAAGATAGAAAAAAAGCAGTTGAAGTGATTAACTCTATGACTTCAGCAGAAGTGTATCGCAAACTTAGAACCTCATTGAAATATGAAGAAGCACGCAATTATTTATTAAAAGTAACCAATGCCAAAAAAGAGTTTCAAGCTACCGCTAAAAATGTAAATGATTCTTCTATTTTGCTTAGTGTGAGATAATGGAAATTTTTGAAATTATTCAAAGCTCAAAACCTTGTAGTTATTTAGAGGGAATAGAATCTAAATTTCGTTATTTTTATATTAAGCAGTGCAGTAAAGAATTTTATGATTTGTTGTTACAGCGGGGTTGGAGGCGTTTTGGGTGTTATTTTTTTGTGCCTATTTGTCAAGGTTGTGAGGAATGTATTTCAATTCGCCAAGATTGTGAAAATTTCATTTTTTCAAAGTCTCATCAAAGAATCCTAAAAAATCCATTAAAGCTTAAAATTACAAGACCAAGAGTGAGTTTTGAGCATTTGGAGCTTTATGAAAAATATCATAGAGTAATGCACGATAAAAAAGGTTGGGAGTATCAAAAAAGCACTTTAGAAATTTATTATGAAACCTTTGTTCAGGGTTATCAAGATTTTGGTTATGAATTTGACTATTATTATGAAGAAAAGCTAGTTGGAGTGGCGCTAGTTGATGTTTTAGATAATGCAATTTCGGCTGTGTATTGTTATTACGATCACGATTTTAAAAAATTTTCTATTGGAAGTTATTCTATTCTTAAACAAATTGCCTTTGCAAAAGAGTATAATATCAAATATCTTTATCCTGGGTATTGGATAAAAGACCATTATTCTATGGGATATAAAGAAAAATTTAAACCTTTTGAAGTGCTTCAAAACCGCCCTAATTTAAATGAATATTCTATTTGGATAAAGGAGTAATCTTGCATTATACAAATTTGATTTCACAAATTTTTGAAAAATTGTCTTGCTTTGCCTTTTGCTCTAAGTTACAATTTTTAATCAATAAGACATATGTTGAACTATTCAAAATTGATTTAGAAGAGTTTGACACTTTGCAGAGTTATCCCACACTTGATGCACTTTTTACTCGCTCATTAGTTAAGATGCGAAGTTTTGATAAGAGGGAAAATACATTGATATCTCCTTGTGATGGAATGATAATGGAAAGCGGGGTTTGTAAAGGTAATATGGCAATGCAAATCAAAGGGAAAAGCTATGGGTTAAGAGATTTTATCCATCAAGATTTAGATGAACATTATTCTTTTGTTAATTTTTATCTCTCACCAAGAGACTATCATCGATTCCATGCACCAGTTAATTTGGAAGTAAAAAGAATTGAAGTTATACAGGGAATGCTTTTGTCGGTCAATGAAAGATCGCTGCTTAAAAATGATAATCTTTTTAATAAAAATAAAAGAGTGGTTTTGGAATGTCAAGATGATTTTGGTAATACTTTTTATTATGTGGCAATTGGTGCTTTGAATGTGGGGAAAATTCAAATTAATATAGAATCAGAAATTGTTAATCTTAAAATGAATAAAATCTATGAATACAAAAATCCCATAAAAATTAAAAAAGGTGAGGAAATAGGCTGTTTTCATATGGGTTCAACGATTGTGATTCTTTCAAAAAATTGGGAATATGATCTAAAGCCTAGAGAAAAAGTGCTTTTTGGACAACAGATTGCCAAATACAAGGAGTGAAAATGAAAGCAAGAATCAAAGAATTGCAAAAGAAGCTTGATGTATTGTTAGTGGCACATTTCTATCAGCGTGATGAGATTGTGGAAATTGCAGATTTAATTGGAGATAGCTTGGAATTAGCTAGAAAATCTTCTCAAAGCGGCAATAAAAATATAGTGTTTTGTGGGGTTGGCTTTATGGGTCAAAGTGTGAAAATTTTGGCACCACAAAAGTGTGTTTTTATGCCTAAGATTGCTTGTTGTTCTATGGCTAGAATGATTGATGATACTTATTTTGATAAATCTATTGAAAAATTAAAAGAATATGGAATTAATTCTATTTTTCCCATAACTTATATTAATTCTAACGCAGAAGTTAAAGCAAAAGTATCAGAGCTTGAAGGAGTGGTTTGCACAAGTGCTAATGCAGCTAAAATTATGGATTATGCTCTCAAGCATAATAAAAAAATATTCTTTTTGCCCGATAAGTGCTTAGGGCAGAATCTAGCTTCTCAAAATGACTTAAAAAGTGCGGTTTTGGGGCTAGATTCAAAGGAAAAAATTTTAGATGCGGATATTATTTGCTATGATGGGTTTTGTTCAGTGCATCAGCTTTTTAGAGCAGAAGATGTGGATTTTTATCGGCAAAAATATTCTGATATTTTGGTGGCAGTGCATCCTGAATGCGCCCCTAGTGTTGTGCAAAAGGCAGATTTTGTTGGTTCTACTAGTCAAATTATTCAATATGTGCAAAAATTAGATCCAGCTCAAAAGGTTGTAGTAGGGACAGAATTTAATCTTGTAAATCGCCTAAGAAAGCCTTATAATGGAATTCAAAATACCTTTGTGCTTTCTTCTACTAAGCCTGAATGTCCTACAATGAATGAAACAACTTTGCAAGATGTTTTGAATGTCTTGGAAGCTTTGGATAGGGGGGAAGAATATAATGAAATATTACTCAAAGAGGAAGTGGCAATAAAAGCCAAGCGGGCTTTAGAGAAAATGTTAGAACTTTCATAAGGATAGATAATGCATAAGATTTTATTAGATGATTTTTTGAGAGCAACTTTAAAAGAGGATATGGGCAAGGGAGATTTATACTCAAGAATTGAAAACAATATTGCAGTAGAAAGCTATATTATAGTCAAAGAAGATGGTATTTTATCAGGTAGAATCTATGTGGAGCGCCTGTGTGAATTATTAGGTATTGAAGTAGAGTTTTCTCTAAAAGATGGAGAGGCGTTTTGCAAGGGAACTAAAATTGCAACTTTCAAGGGCAAGATGAGTGCGATTTTGGGAGCAGAGCGAACTATTTTGAATCTTTTACAGCATTCCAGTGGAATTGCTACTCTTACAAATAAGTATGTTAAGGCTCTAGAAGGGACGCAGTGTGTATTACTAGATACGCGAAAAACACGACCTTTGCTTAGAGATTTTGAAAAATATTCCACGAGAAATGGTGGAGCTATTAATCATCGTTTTGGCTTAGATGATTGTTTGATGTTAAAAGACACACATTTATCAAGGATTTTATCATTAAGTAAGTTTATTCAAGAAATACGAGAGAAAATCCCCTTTACCACCAAAATAGAAGTAGAATGTGAAAATATTTTACAAGCCAAAGAAGCTTTAGAATCAAGAATTGATATTTTAATGTGCGACAATATGGAGGCTACAGCAATCAAAGAAGTTGTTAAAATGCGAGATTTAATTGCGCCAAATGTATTGTTAGAAGCTAGTGGCAATATTACTTTGGCTAATTTAAAAGAATATGCTAAAAGTGGGATAGATGCAATTTCAAGTGGAGCGATAATCCATCAAGCAACTTGGATTGATATGAGTATGAGAATTGACTAAAAAATAGCAAAACAATGAGAGATAGAGAAAAGGTTTTTATTGAGGAATTAACGCAAAGCAAAACAAGTTTTGGCATAGGTGATGATGGGGTTGTGCTTGGTGATTTTGTTGTAGCAAATGATGCTTTTTTTGAAGGGATTCATTTTAAGCGAGAGTGGGGGAGCTTAGATAGGATTTTCAAAAAGGCTTTTTTAGTTAATCTCTCGGATATTTATGCGATGAATGCGATTCCAAAGTTTGCTTTATTAACACTTTGTATTCCAAAGGATTTTAAAGAGGCAAGGGAGTTAGCAAGAATTTTTAGCGCTATAGCGCAAGGTTTTGGTGTTAAAATCGTGGGTGGTGATACTATTGTAGGGGAAAAGCTACATTTTTCTTTTACGATTCTTGGAGAAAAAGGTAAAAAAACACTTTTTAGAAAACCAATTCAAAAGGGTGATTTTTTAGCTTATCTTAGTCCAAGAAGTCCATTAAATTTGTCTAACAAACAAGCTTTTGGCAAGAATCTTAAGCATCTTAAAAATGCTTTACGCTTTGATCAGATTCTTAAAAATTCTCGTTTTGATTTTCCTATTTTATATCCCAAAATGATTTTAGCTTTTAATGAGATTGCTAAAGCGGGAATGGATATTTCTGATGGAATCTTTGCAGAATTAGCTAGACTTGCAAAGCTTAATAGTATAGATTTTAAATTTTTTCAACCCAAAGGAGAGTGGTTTTATTCTCCAGAGGAATATCAAATGCTTTATGCCCTAGGTGCTAAAAAGCTAAAAAAAGCGCAAAATTTAGCAAGGAAATTCCGTCATAATTTGATTGTTTTTGCTAGAGCTAAGAGGGGAAAATATAAAAAAATAAAGAAAAATTGGCATTCATAATTTGGCAAGATAGAATCTTAAGCAAATCCTTAAAGGAATTTGCTTAAAAACTTAAGAAGAACAAGCAGATTTGCCAGTATCTACGGGTTGGATTGCACTATTATCAGCAAGTTTCTTGGTATTCACTTCTTCCATAAAATCCCATAATTCTTTAGCGGCTTTTAAATATTCTTTAGCAGATTTTGAATCAGGATGGAAATAGACAATTGGTTTTCCATTATCTCCTGCTTCTCTTACGCTTGGTTCAATTGGGATTTGTGCTAGAGTTTTTGTTCCATAAGCTTTAGCGACTTCTTCGGTGGTGCCTTTGCCAAAAATGTCATATTCTTGACCACAATCAGGACAAATAAAGCCACTCATATTTTCAATAATCCCAGCAACAGGAATTTTGAGTTTTGCAAACATATCTAAGGCTCTTGCACCATCATCTAATGCTACTTTTTGTGGAGTAGAGACAGCAACTCCAGCTGTAACAGGGACACTTTGAGCTAAAGTTAGTTGTGCATCTCCCGTTCCTGGTGGCATATCAATAACCATTACATCTAAATTGTCCCATAAAACATCGCTAAGCATTTGCTCAATGGCGCGAATAATCATTGGACCACGCCAAATAAGACTTTGTCCTTCATCATAAAGCACTCCCATTGAAATCATCTCGATTCCATAAGCCTGTAGTGGAATGAGTTTTTTGAGTTTTTGATCCACTTCTGGTTTGTCATTTTGCAAACCTAGCATACGCGGTATATTTGGACCATAAATATCAGCATCAAGTAAGGCTACCTTTTTGCCCTGTTGAGCTAGAGCAATTGCAAGATTAACGCTTGTAGTGGATTTTCCAACCCCACCTTTACCACTGCTTACCATTACAAAGTTTTTAATTTGTGGAGCGAGATTTTTTGTGCCTTGCGGTTTTTGATTTTGGGCTTGCGGTTTGGGCTGTTTAATGTCAAGGTTGATTTTATTAATACCTTGAGCATTGAGTTTTTGTGTGATTTGTGTGCGAAGCGTTTCGGCTACTTCGGGGGAAGCTGATGGGATTTCAACGCGAAGTGAAACCGCATTTTCGTGAATTAACATTTCTTTTACAAACCCAAAGGTTACAATGTCTTTTTCGAAATTAGGGTAAATAATTTCTTTTAATAAGCTAACTAGTTGTTCTTGATTCATCTTTTTCCTTTTTAACTATTTTGTTCGATAATTTCTTGTGAAATTTTGTAACTGCAGAATTTTGGACCACACATTGAACAGAATTTTGCTTCTTTGAAAACTTCTTGTGGCAAACTTTCATCGTGA includes:
- a CDS encoding trimeric intracellular cation channel family protein, translating into MLLTILYIIGITAEGMTGALAAGRHNMDWFGVIFIACVTAIGGGSIRDILFGHYPLTWVAHPEYLVIVCVAALITTRIPYFVERFEKAFLILDALGLAVFSVIGARIGMDFHPSGAMAVAGAVITGVFGGILRDIFCARIPLVFQKELYASVALIVGSLYAALEFVSQNYFYLNEDLVIIGSLLLGFVIRLVAIRYHLGLPTFKYIPKN
- the nrfH gene encoding cytochrome c nitrite reductase small subunit translates to MAGLLGFLCVVIVVIGLYTFYNAKGLSYFSNDSEACNNCHIMNDVYNDWSRGAHSQKIAGKPRATCNDCHLPHNFVEKWVAKAESGVGHAYAFTFKLDVLPTNLTATQKSKNMIQDNCVRCHSEMVSNVVNPTTNPHGNGSLSCVSCHESVGHKRGF
- a CDS encoding ammonia-forming cytochrome c nitrite reductase subunit c552, which translates into the protein MQKKSPVLPILVIVAVIIIAGLLWLNSDIAKKQSEGTGGISSKGFVEMSDDNPTFDHWGKNFPDYLDMYLTVETEKPISTEFGGNLAYSKLIRYPQLTILWAGYPFSLDANEERGHFWIQVDQMDTARNNKDFLNAHGFAAFNGQPTACMNCHSGWSPWLLKNMGIGDTPEEKWISFNSTKYWTMIKNVPEVEGVVDHSGPHGGTRMGVTCADCHNPNDMQLRLTRQAAINALVKFRGYEPDPVTGVKASREEMRTLVCSQCHVEYYFKPTGTKVKAIGESIANDPSKKWWNGTQKTYDEIDVWRDGNKPTEIEVDGLELVFPWSEWKRNEPFRIEMFDAHYEKIRDVFDKDWAHKFTKAPMLKIQHPESELYSGGVHAANGVSCADCHMPYIRKGSKKMTQHNITSPLQDINAACKSCHTQSEEYLRQQVADIQKSVAYDLRSAEYAMVSLIEDIKVLREKLGAMPSYQTNGKPDDAKISAALKEPLELHRKGQMRGDFVGAENSTGFHNPREASRMLLQAVEMARMGQTKLVEIANANGIKDFKTSNLGFEDIQKYNPGEIRYKVDLNGHKAGERYYKHEEINGPAPKELLELDKNNKPYNYRVIDSKTSSY
- a CDS encoding peptidylprolyl isomerase, giving the protein MKKILLSSAIAFSLLQGVSFAETFAKVNGDEITEKDIAALMRAMPGVSFAQLPQEAKDQVVNQAIERKLLIAQAKKEGIEKSKEFKNALESVKEDLALEVWMRQEMEKVKVSSSEIEKFYNQNKAKFVQPETAKVKHILVSSEADAKSIIAELKKAGKNVASKFEELAKAKSKDGSAQNGGELGWIAKGQVVPEFADAAFKLDKGKYTQTPVKTQFGYHVIYVDDKRPTTTLGLKEVSEQIEQNLKLTKFQENVRKEGQDLRAKAKVEIIK
- a CDS encoding class II fructose-bisphosphate aldolase, encoding MLVCGNAILQKANQENYGVGAFNFVNYEMLSAIFEAANLKNSPIIVQASEGAIKYMGIDMAVGMVKILANRYPHIPVALHLDHGTSFESCVRAIRAGFTSVMIDASHHPFEENLAETKKVVEVAHIAGVSVEAELGRLMGIEDNISVDEKDACLVNPQEAEEFVKESKVDFLAPAIGTSHGAFKFKGEPKLDFERLQEVKRRTKIPLVLHGASAIPDYVRSSFLNTGGDLKGSKGVPFDFLQEAIKGGINKVNTDTDLRIAFMAEVRRVANEDKTQFDLRKFFAPAKEAMVRVMAERMDILGSSNKI
- the efp gene encoding elongation factor P, which encodes MAYSMGDLKKGLKIELEGVPYRITEYQHVKPGKGAAFVRVKMKSFLDGRVLEKTFHAGDKCEEPNLQEKSMQFLYHDGDFFQFMDNETYEQIGLSEDQVGDVAKWMTESMVVSILFHNGKAISVDVPQTVELKVVETPPNFKGDTTSASKKPATLETGTVVQVPYHVLEGDLIRVNTETGEYLDKVK
- a CDS encoding DJ-1 family glyoxalase III; protein product: MAKILIPLGKGFEELEAITIIDVLRRVGCEVVVASLNDSLEVISQGGIKVIADASLREINRSSLDAVVFPGGWEGTQNLIASSELKEIVLKLHSDCKIIAAICAAPLVLFKMGVLENCDFTCYPGIEKNIENINYKKDKNVIQSGHIITSKGPATALEFAFYLAEILASKQKAQEIKEGMLAS
- a CDS encoding murein transglycosylase domain-containing protein; this translates as MKSFKVLIPLAFLALFFGGCLLGYRDIIYNSQNFSTEQVVKKVINQAVDTTLEVAKSNAEPTLDTAINALLEEVLDSEQLESLIKNLQANFKKIVAQLTQKVIQNWGKDDAQTASQEVYVKYTDSYLSRAEVDFAKGVILVSTLDIKNPKEALHKAIVTTLLTPDDPEKVDLYSDKEVVYSGTPYLANLVKDNEGKVILYPWRANRYATYLIDNSLKTREIKEEGQKKVVYYVQFDMVADREIQSEHKYGEYVALYAKEYGIEQALIFAIIKTESSFNPYAVSHIPAYGLMQVVPASAGRDVYRALNNKDGIPTKEMLFTPKINIQYGSTYLDILFSRYLTGIKNSLSHEYCVIAAYNTGSGNVLSVFHKDRKKAVEVINSMTSAEVYRKLRTSLKYEEARNYLLKVTNAKKEFQATAKNVNDSSILLSVR